From a single Cytophagales bacterium WSM2-2 genomic region:
- a CDS encoding oxidoreductase has protein sequence MSYLDHKVIWITGASSGIGEALAYELSRKNGVKLIISARRKEELERVQGNCSQSDIRVLPLDLAKPETLQLSTEAAIQLFGHIDILINNGGISQRSLAKDTQLSVDREVMEVDYFGTLALTKYLLPHFLKRKSGHFVTVSSVMGMIGTPYRSGYAAAKHALHGFFDSLRAELWKDSKDIFVTLICPGWVKTQVTINALTGDGSRLNKMDKTTDQGMSANVFAVKMVAAIENKREEVYIGGAKEVFAVYVKRFFPKIFSMIIRKAKVR, from the coding sequence ATGAGTTATCTCGATCATAAAGTAATCTGGATTACAGGCGCTTCGAGTGGAATAGGAGAAGCACTTGCTTACGAGTTGTCCAGAAAAAATGGAGTGAAACTGATTATTTCCGCAAGGAGAAAGGAAGAACTGGAACGGGTTCAGGGAAATTGTTCACAATCCGATATTCGTGTTTTACCGCTTGACCTTGCCAAACCTGAAACGTTGCAGTTGAGTACTGAGGCAGCGATTCAATTGTTTGGTCACATCGATATCCTCATCAACAATGGTGGCATTTCGCAGCGAAGTTTGGCGAAGGATACTCAATTGTCAGTGGATCGTGAAGTGATGGAAGTGGATTATTTCGGCACACTGGCGTTGACAAAATATTTGTTGCCCCATTTCCTCAAGCGTAAGTCCGGGCATTTTGTAACGGTGAGCAGTGTGATGGGAATGATCGGGACTCCTTATCGCTCGGGCTACGCAGCAGCTAAACATGCGCTTCATGGTTTTTTTGATTCACTCAGGGCAGAGCTTTGGAAAGACAGTAAAGACATCTTTGTGACATTGATTTGCCCGGGCTGGGTGAAGACACAAGTGACGATCAATGCGCTAACCGGTGATGGATCCAGGTTGAATAAAATGGATAAGACTACAGATCAGGGCATGTCAGCAAATGTATTCGCAGTAAAAATGGTTGCGGCCATAGAAAACAAAAGAGAAGAAGTTTACATCGGAGGTGCAAAAGAGGTCTTTGCAGTATATGTAAAACGCTTTTTTCCAAAAATATTCTCCATGATCATCCGGAAAGCAAAGGTGAGATAA
- the dfrA gene encoding dihydrofolate reductase codes for MIISIIAAVAKNGVIGKANDLPWRLPDDMKYFMQTTQGHHVIMGRKNYDSLPEKFRPLPNRTNIVVTRQQDFKATDCFVVNDLKTGIDLALGNSEKELFIIGGAEIYKLALQQTDTLYLTEIDAVVEGDVVFPSWNKNEWREVSRQHHSADAKHKYAFDFVVYKRKQG; via the coding sequence ATGATCATCTCTATTATTGCAGCAGTGGCAAAAAACGGAGTGATTGGCAAAGCCAATGACCTGCCCTGGCGACTTCCCGATGACATGAAATATTTCATGCAAACCACGCAGGGACATCATGTCATCATGGGGCGAAAGAATTATGATTCCTTACCCGAAAAATTCAGACCACTTCCTAATCGGACTAATATTGTGGTTACCCGTCAACAGGATTTCAAGGCAACGGATTGCTTTGTTGTAAATGACCTGAAAACAGGAATCGACCTGGCATTGGGAAATAGTGAAAAAGAACTATTCATTATAGGAGGGGCGGAGATTTACAAATTAGCTCTTCAACAAACAGACACTCTTTACTTGACAGAAATTGATGCTGTGGTGGAAGGTGATGTTGTTTTTCCCTCCTGGAATAAAAACGAATGGAGGGAAGTGTCGCGCCAGCATCATAGCGCGGATGCAAAACACAAGTATGCATTCGATTTTGTTGTTTACAAACGAAAGCAGGGATGA
- the rlmN gene encoding putative dual-specificity RNA methyltransferase RlmN, which produces MSTVETVKTKRDIRKLKPDELKKFFVENGDKAFRAVQVDEWLWKKSAKNFDQMTNLSVATRELLKENFSINHIHVDKMQRSTDGTIKNAVTLHDGLVVESVLIPAEKRITACVSSQVGCSLACKFCATAKLKRQRNLSADEIYDQVVAIREQAELFFNRPLTNIVFMGMGEPLLNYNNVIEAIDRITSPKGLGMALRRITVSTVGIAKMIMKMADDGVKFNLAVSLHAALDKTRSSIMPINDSNPLNELADALRYWYKKTKSKVTYEYVVWQGVNDTEEHAQALLEFCQVIPSKVNLIEYNAIGDEQFKQASDKVLNMYMDLLERNGITTRIRKSRGKDIDAACGQLANKS; this is translated from the coding sequence ATGTCAACGGTGGAAACAGTAAAAACCAAGCGCGATATTCGCAAACTCAAGCCTGATGAGCTGAAAAAATTCTTTGTTGAGAATGGGGATAAGGCTTTTCGGGCCGTTCAGGTGGACGAATGGCTCTGGAAAAAATCAGCCAAGAATTTTGATCAGATGACCAACTTGTCAGTGGCTACACGTGAGCTGTTGAAAGAGAATTTCTCAATCAACCACATTCATGTGGACAAAATGCAGCGGAGCACGGATGGCACGATAAAAAATGCGGTGACACTGCATGATGGTCTGGTTGTAGAGTCGGTACTCATTCCTGCAGAAAAAAGAATTACAGCATGTGTTTCTTCCCAGGTGGGTTGTTCTTTGGCTTGCAAGTTTTGTGCAACAGCCAAGTTGAAACGACAACGCAATCTCAGTGCAGATGAAATCTATGACCAGGTTGTTGCGATCAGAGAACAGGCTGAATTATTTTTCAATCGCCCGCTTACCAACATTGTATTTATGGGTATGGGCGAACCCTTGTTGAACTACAATAATGTTATTGAAGCTATTGATAGAATTACATCACCCAAAGGCTTGGGAATGGCGTTGAGGCGAATCACGGTCTCTACCGTGGGTATTGCGAAGATGATCATGAAGATGGCAGACGATGGTGTGAAATTCAACCTCGCAGTTTCACTTCATGCTGCTTTGGACAAAACACGATCTTCGATCATGCCTATCAACGACTCAAATCCATTGAATGAACTTGCCGATGCGCTGCGTTACTGGTACAAGAAAACTAAAAGTAAAGTGACCTACGAATACGTGGTGTGGCAGGGAGTAAATGACACTGAAGAACATGCGCAAGCCTTACTCGAATTTTGCCAGGTGATCCCCTCCAAAGTAAATCTGATCGAATACAATGCGATTGGTGATGAGCAATTCAAGCAGGCGAGTGACAAGGTCTTGAATATGTATATGGACCTATTGGAAAGGAATGGAATCACGACCCGAATTCGCAAAAGCAGAGGAAAGGATATTGATGCTGCCTGTGGTCAACTGGCTAACAAAAGCTGA
- the gltD gene encoding dihydropyrimidine dehydrogenase subunit A — MGKITGFLENNRQLPTKREVRERVKDYFEVEGAIDTSLTVKQASRCMDCGVPFCHHGCPLGNVIPEFNDAVYQQNWKLAYEILSLTNNFPEFTGRICPAPCEASCVLGINKPAVAIEYVEKTIIEKAFEEGYVKPRTPLQRSGKKVAIVGSGPAGLAAAEQLNYAGHWVTVFERSDEIGGLLRYGIPDFKLDKRILDRRLAVMNEAGIKFQTGVNVGMSVSAIELVESFDSILLCCGSTVPRDLTIPGRNLNGVHFAMDFLTQQNKRVNGKKIEGEDIWATGKNVIVIGGGDTGSDCVGTSNRHGAKSVTQIEILSKPPKDRNESMPWPSWPIILRTSTSHEEGCERQWSVVTKEFVGDEHGNLKALKIAEIEWKKEGNTISFVEIPNSEKEIPCELALLALGFLHPQHTGLLDQLKVDYDERGNIKCHRYQTSNYKIFAAGDARRGQSLVVWAISEGREAARSVDEYLMGESLLAEKGKGALTLVGK; from the coding sequence ATGGGAAAAATAACCGGTTTTTTGGAAAACAATCGACAGCTACCAACGAAGCGAGAAGTCAGGGAGCGGGTAAAGGACTATTTCGAAGTAGAAGGAGCAATTGATACTTCTTTGACGGTGAAGCAGGCTTCGCGGTGCATGGACTGTGGTGTTCCTTTCTGCCATCACGGTTGCCCGTTAGGAAATGTGATCCCCGAATTCAATGATGCAGTGTACCAGCAGAACTGGAAGCTCGCCTACGAAATTCTCTCACTCACGAATAATTTTCCGGAATTCACTGGAAGAATCTGCCCAGCACCTTGCGAGGCTTCCTGTGTGCTGGGTATCAACAAGCCGGCAGTCGCGATTGAGTACGTTGAAAAGACTATCATTGAGAAAGCATTTGAAGAGGGTTATGTAAAACCCCGGACTCCCCTGCAACGATCAGGAAAGAAAGTAGCTATTGTTGGCTCGGGACCTGCCGGTCTCGCGGCTGCCGAACAATTGAATTACGCAGGACATTGGGTCACCGTTTTTGAACGATCCGACGAAATTGGAGGATTACTCCGCTATGGTATTCCCGACTTTAAATTGGACAAACGTATTCTCGATCGCAGACTTGCCGTAATGAATGAGGCTGGAATAAAATTTCAGACTGGAGTAAATGTGGGCATGTCGGTTTCCGCCATTGAATTGGTCGAATCGTTCGACTCGATCCTCTTGTGTTGTGGCTCTACAGTGCCACGTGATCTTACAATTCCTGGAAGGAATTTGAATGGAGTACATTTTGCAATGGACTTCCTTACCCAGCAAAATAAGCGAGTAAACGGAAAGAAAATCGAAGGCGAAGACATCTGGGCTACAGGCAAAAATGTTATTGTTATTGGTGGTGGTGACACGGGCTCCGATTGTGTCGGAACTTCAAACCGCCACGGAGCAAAATCAGTAACACAAATCGAAATTCTTTCAAAGCCGCCCAAAGACCGAAACGAATCAATGCCGTGGCCAAGTTGGCCTATAATCTTGCGGACGTCTACCTCACATGAAGAAGGTTGCGAGCGGCAATGGTCTGTAGTTACAAAAGAGTTTGTTGGTGACGAGCACGGAAATCTCAAAGCCTTGAAAATTGCTGAGATCGAATGGAAAAAAGAGGGCAACACAATTTCATTTGTTGAGATACCCAATAGTGAGAAAGAAATTCCTTGTGAACTTGCACTTCTCGCCCTGGGCTTCTTGCATCCACAACACACAGGACTGCTGGATCAATTGAAAGTTGATTATGATGAGCGAGGAAATATAAAATGTCATCGTTACCAGACATCAAATTACAAGATCTTTGCAGCTGGAGATGCCCGAAGAGGCCAGTCTTTGGTGGTCTGGGCTATCAGCGAAGGACGCGAAGCAGCCCGGAGTGTAGACGAATATCTTATGGGAGAATCTCTTCTGGCTGAAAAAGGAAAAGGTGCCCTGACTCTCGTTGGAAAGTAA
- a CDS encoding DedA family protein codes for MEKFINEFGYFALMVGTFFEGETAILTASSLIYQGLFEFPWTVLAAFSGSFVSDWIYYLIGRINGKIFVAKRPALQSRIEPLTRFFQTHKFQILFSYRFLYGFRILIPLVIGMSGLKPTSYLLYSTLTGLLWATIVSTIGYWTGRMLHLETKTFEENFIFIMIGFAILGLTIGFLVKRMTMRTVGVVDQK; via the coding sequence ATGGAGAAATTTATTAATGAGTTTGGGTATTTCGCCTTGATGGTGGGCACATTCTTTGAAGGGGAAACAGCCATCTTAACAGCATCCTCTCTGATCTATCAGGGACTTTTTGAATTTCCATGGACTGTACTCGCGGCTTTCTCAGGATCGTTTGTGAGTGACTGGATTTACTACCTGATCGGGAGAATTAATGGGAAGATCTTTGTAGCCAAGCGTCCTGCATTGCAATCCAGAATCGAACCTTTAACGCGATTCTTTCAAACCCACAAATTTCAAATCCTGTTCAGTTATCGCTTTCTGTATGGCTTCCGGATTCTAATTCCTTTAGTCATCGGCATGAGTGGCTTAAAACCAACCAGCTATCTTCTCTATAGCACGCTGACAGGTTTACTCTGGGCAACAATCGTGAGTACCATTGGTTATTGGACCGGACGCATGCTCCACCTGGAAACCAAAACTTTTGAAGAGAATTTCATCTTTATCATGATCGGCTTTGCCATCCTCGGATTAACTATAGGTTTCCTTGTAAAACGAATGACCATGCGGACAGTAGGCGTAGTGGATCAGAAGTAG
- a CDS encoding 3-deoxy-D-manno-octulosonate 8-phosphate phosphatase, with protein MDTEILFTKLGGIFCRPFDEFKGRFLKIRAYVFDWDGVFNDGVKIAEGGSPFSEVDAMGTNMLRFGHWLKNGSLPVVAVITGEENPVAQYLAQREKFHAVYFKSANKLASFEHFLKANNLKAEEVAFVYDDVLDLGVAEKCGLRLLVKHHAAPLFKNYSSKNKMADYITSSDNHAVREVCELLLGTAGNYDDAIGKRSQFDDTYQKYLNDRNKLNTIIYFQKEGKVTEGKV; from the coding sequence ATGGATACCGAAATATTATTTACAAAACTGGGCGGCATTTTTTGCCGCCCTTTTGATGAATTCAAGGGCCGATTCCTGAAGATCAGGGCATATGTCTTTGATTGGGACGGTGTCTTTAATGATGGAGTAAAAATCGCGGAAGGAGGAAGCCCGTTCAGTGAAGTGGATGCCATGGGCACCAATATGCTTCGCTTCGGGCATTGGCTAAAAAATGGCTCACTGCCGGTTGTAGCAGTGATTACAGGAGAAGAGAATCCGGTGGCCCAGTATCTTGCCCAACGGGAGAAATTTCATGCTGTCTACTTTAAATCAGCTAATAAACTGGCTTCGTTTGAGCATTTTCTGAAAGCCAATAACCTGAAAGCAGAAGAAGTAGCCTTTGTCTATGATGATGTTTTGGACCTTGGTGTCGCGGAGAAATGCGGGTTGCGCCTCCTGGTGAAGCACCATGCTGCGCCTTTGTTTAAGAACTATTCATCCAAGAACAAAATGGCTGACTACATCACTTCATCAGACAATCATGCAGTGCGTGAAGTTTGTGAATTGCTTTTGGGAACCGCGGGCAACTACGATGATGCCATCGGTAAACGCAGTCAATTTGATGACACCTACCAGAAGTATTTGAATGACAGGAATAAACTAAACACCATCATATATTTCCAGAAAGAAGGCAAAGTGACAGAAGGTAAAGTGTAG
- the kdsA gene encoding 2-dehydro-3-deoxyphosphooctonate aldolase, whose translation MSKKIVRVGGIECGADELFVISGPCVIEEEKIMMQTAEKLKEVSERLKIKIIYKSSFQKDNRSSLKYYNGPGLDKGVKLLAKIKEQFGFPLLTDIHYPDQAAAAGEVVDVLQIPAYLCMQTSLMVAAAKTGRVINIKHGQFLAPDNMKHPVAKCVEAGNDQIILTERGYTFGYNDLIVDPRSFYHMGKLGYPVVFDVTHAIRKYGIPSADAKGGAREFLPVLSRAGVASGVDGVFIETHPEPEKALCDAASQLCVYDLEEFLKPLLELHAIEVKYREQTPVLK comes from the coding sequence ATGAGCAAGAAAATAGTTCGCGTGGGCGGCATCGAGTGTGGTGCAGATGAACTTTTTGTCATCTCCGGTCCATGCGTGATCGAAGAGGAAAAAATCATGATGCAGACGGCTGAGAAGCTTAAAGAAGTTTCAGAACGCCTTAAAATTAAGATCATTTACAAGTCGTCTTTCCAGAAAGACAACCGCAGTAGCTTGAAATACTACAACGGACCGGGCCTCGACAAAGGCGTGAAGCTGTTGGCTAAGATCAAGGAGCAATTCGGTTTTCCGTTGCTTACAGATATTCACTATCCCGACCAGGCTGCAGCTGCCGGCGAGGTGGTAGATGTACTCCAGATTCCTGCCTACTTGTGTATGCAGACCTCTTTGATGGTAGCTGCTGCCAAGACCGGACGGGTAATCAATATCAAGCACGGCCAATTTCTGGCACCAGACAACATGAAGCACCCGGTGGCAAAATGTGTTGAAGCTGGAAACGACCAGATCATTCTTACCGAACGCGGTTACACTTTTGGCTACAACGACTTGATTGTAGATCCACGCAGTTTCTACCACATGGGCAAGTTGGGATACCCGGTTGTGTTTGATGTTACTCACGCGATCCGGAAGTATGGAATTCCCAGCGCAGATGCAAAAGGCGGTGCCCGTGAGTTTTTGCCTGTACTTTCGCGTGCCGGTGTGGCTTCCGGAGTGGATGGTGTATTTATTGAAACACACCCCGAACCCGAAAAAGCGCTCTGCGATGCAGCCAGCCAACTTTGCGTATACGACCTCGAAGAATTTTTGAAGCCATTACTCGAGCTTCATGCTATCGAAGTGAAATACCGTGAACAGACTCCAGTATTAAAATAA
- a CDS encoding DUF2279 domain-containing protein, which translates to MNFFTNKRNLAILFIVAYGISLLWLSSAWYKSYTTFHWFNDFFEWEYLDKLGHIFTSFYLGLFAFKAWGNPENLNPSLRKKWICFSGLALLLPIEILDGFSMNYGASAADIIANTLGSIYCYAHVSYKVFYATEPKFSFFPTVYSSWRPELLGSTFTQQVLKDYNGQTYWLSIDINSILGRNILPNWLMLTIGYGAQGLLGGDDNVWKTEDGKTMDYTPVFRTKQIFISIDVNATVLRSKNKMFSYLFAPFVLLKFPAPAIEINTERGIVFHLIYF; encoded by the coding sequence ATGAATTTCTTTACCAACAAACGAAACCTCGCTATCCTGTTTATAGTGGCGTATGGAATCTCGCTTCTATGGCTTTCGTCTGCCTGGTACAAATCCTACACCACTTTTCATTGGTTTAATGATTTTTTTGAGTGGGAATACCTCGATAAACTCGGGCACATTTTCACTTCATTCTACCTCGGGCTTTTTGCATTCAAAGCCTGGGGGAATCCCGAAAATTTAAATCCTTCATTAAGAAAAAAATGGATCTGTTTTTCCGGGCTTGCGCTTTTACTCCCAATAGAAATACTGGATGGATTCTCAATGAATTATGGCGCCTCTGCTGCCGATATTATCGCTAATACACTTGGCAGTATTTATTGCTATGCCCATGTATCTTACAAGGTTTTTTACGCAACGGAGCCAAAGTTCTCTTTTTTTCCAACTGTTTATAGTTCATGGCGTCCCGAATTGCTGGGCTCAACTTTTACTCAGCAAGTACTAAAGGATTACAATGGCCAGACTTACTGGCTTTCGATAGATATCAATTCTATTTTAGGAAGAAATATATTACCCAACTGGCTAATGCTGACTATCGGGTATGGAGCACAGGGATTGCTGGGTGGTGACGATAACGTTTGGAAAACGGAAGATGGAAAGACTATGGATTACACCCCCGTCTTTAGGACCAAGCAGATCTTTATTTCAATCGATGTTAACGCAACTGTCCTCCGAAGTAAGAATAAAATGTTTAGTTATCTATTCGCTCCGTTTGTTTTATTGAAATTTCCAGCTCCTGCGATTGAGATCAATACCGAAAGGGGAATCGTTTTTCATCTAATCTACTTCTGA
- a CDS encoding amino acid transporter, whose amino-acid sequence MAEKLARTLGLSSTVSLVVGGIIGSAIFMKPALMASQLGSPWWLLSVWVLAGLITFLGALTNAEAAAMMPETGGQYVFFQKMFGDFTAFLYGWSAFAVFNTAGAASIAYVFSIYTEYFIHLPRLPKETEQLFYLYMPGIGKIFPLENIGVKAMTILLVWLLTIVNFRSTHSGDRVQILFSFLKVAAMVFLVVGIFVFGKGSASHFVHNSPHSGWALVLAIVAATSGAFWGYDGWNNITFMAGEIKNPQRNIALGLFTGLFIVITVYFLLNLAYVYALPIGAIAGSSFVGSDAASSAFGFGAGALIALMVMISTFGATNGNILATARVTFAMAQEKRFFASIGKVHPRYKTPGNALLLHGVWTSLLILSGSFDMLTDMLVFVSWLFYVLGAIGVMILRKKMPNAERPYKTWGYPVVPIAFILIASLFLIITLYNDVSNYLNGTSPLINSLFGLALTAIGIPLYFYFKRKEKAE is encoded by the coding sequence ATGGCTGAAAAATTAGCGCGTACACTCGGTTTGTCGTCTACGGTATCTCTGGTCGTAGGCGGAATTATTGGATCAGCCATTTTCATGAAGCCAGCATTGATGGCATCGCAGCTAGGTTCACCTTGGTGGCTTCTTTCCGTTTGGGTATTGGCCGGCCTCATTACATTTTTGGGAGCGCTTACAAATGCAGAGGCTGCAGCCATGATGCCTGAAACCGGTGGGCAATATGTCTTCTTCCAAAAAATGTTTGGCGACTTCACCGCATTCCTTTACGGGTGGTCAGCTTTTGCAGTTTTCAATACGGCCGGTGCTGCTTCCATTGCCTATGTTTTCTCGATCTACACCGAATACTTTATTCATTTGCCACGGCTACCAAAAGAAACAGAGCAGCTTTTTTATCTATACATGCCTGGAATAGGAAAAATCTTTCCATTGGAAAATATTGGTGTCAAGGCAATGACAATTCTCCTGGTTTGGCTGCTTACGATTGTCAATTTCAGAAGCACTCACTCAGGCGATCGTGTACAAATTTTATTCTCCTTTCTGAAAGTAGCGGCTATGGTATTTCTTGTAGTCGGAATCTTTGTTTTTGGAAAAGGATCTGCTTCACATTTTGTACATAATTCACCTCATTCCGGTTGGGCATTGGTGTTAGCTATTGTCGCTGCTACTTCCGGAGCATTCTGGGGATATGATGGCTGGAATAACATTACGTTCATGGCAGGAGAAATAAAAAATCCACAACGCAACATTGCACTGGGGCTTTTTACTGGGTTGTTCATTGTAATTACAGTCTATTTTCTTTTGAACTTGGCTTACGTCTATGCACTTCCGATTGGAGCGATCGCTGGTTCTTCTTTTGTCGGCTCTGATGCTGCCTCCAGTGCGTTTGGTTTTGGTGCAGGTGCACTTATCGCTTTGATGGTGATGATTTCCACTTTCGGTGCTACTAATGGAAATATCCTGGCCACAGCCCGCGTCACGTTCGCCATGGCGCAGGAGAAAAGATTTTTTGCATCCATTGGAAAAGTCCATCCACGTTACAAAACACCTGGGAATGCACTTTTGCTCCACGGTGTATGGACATCCCTTTTAATTTTAAGCGGTTCATTCGATATGCTTACTGACATGCTCGTATTCGTGAGCTGGCTATTCTATGTACTCGGAGCTATCGGAGTAATGATCTTGCGAAAAAAAATGCCCAATGCCGAACGGCCATACAAAACCTGGGGCTACCCGGTAGTTCCAATTGCTTTTATCTTAATTGCTTCACTGTTTTTGATTATCACACTTTACAATGATGTGAGCAATTACCTGAATGGCACTTCACCTTTAATCAACTCTTTATTCGGGCTGGCATTGACGGCTATCGGCATACCTTTGTATTTCTATTTCAAGCGCAAAGAAAAGGCTGAATGA